In Clostridium sp. SY8519, one genomic interval encodes:
- a CDS encoding FctA domain-containing protein, producing METDGYNRYLMENFGSDTSGGTKIAAYALHSVTTHQDARDITVSEAHYTLTNTLTETTAAEIRARKVLLGGTLTDGAFTFQAVPVDRNGDMLSGASAVSAKNDADGKISFAIPKLSPGTYYYKLTEQQGKEEHIAYDKSVYYVKIEISSDLQSTITYYDSSWKKLDGAMTFYNTTAYVLPEAGGPGTRAWMLGRIALILAAALLGAGIIKKRS from the coding sequence ATGGAAACCGACGGATACAACCGGTATCTGATGGAAAACTTCGGTTCCGATACTTCTGGGGGAACAAAGATTGCGGCTTACGCGCTGCATTCGGTGACCACACATCAGGATGCCAGGGACATCACGGTTTCGGAGGCGCATTATACGCTGACCAATACGCTGACAGAAACGACAGCCGCCGAAATTCGCGCCAGGAAGGTCCTGCTGGGCGGTACGCTGACAGACGGAGCATTTACCTTCCAGGCGGTTCCGGTGGATCGGAACGGCGATATGCTGAGCGGAGCGTCGGCGGTATCTGCAAAAAATGACGCAGACGGAAAAATTTCCTTTGCCATTCCGAAACTGTCGCCGGGAACCTATTATTATAAACTGACGGAGCAGCAGGGAAAAGAAGAGCATATTGCATATGACAAATCCGTCTATTATGTGAAAATTGAGATTTCCTCTGACCTGCAAAGTACGATTACTTATTATGACAGCAGCTGGAAAAAGCTGGATGGAGCAATGACCTTTTACAATACAACGGCTTATGTGCTGCCGGAAGCCGGCGGACCCGGAACCAGAGCATGGATGCTGGGCAGGATCGCCTTGATTCTGGCTGCGGCGCTGCTGGGAGCAGGTATTATTAAGAAAAGAAGCTGA